The Vibrio echinoideorum genome includes a region encoding these proteins:
- a CDS encoding LamG domain-containing protein, protein MQISKVATAVALSTGLLFGCNSDGLPIPTDGSTDPNTPTSALLNGYWEFSDTAAFSAAYSSSSSDDLPNVYRFSADGETLYYYTDNSADTVLGEYERFETTYEETIEDETSGQVAFTLFNDDGTVSTVSVDGDYSAADGGLAISGNIPVSGTDHSDNAEVTGPADTADEASGVDNAAQILDTLTDDTGELRLKILNTSSTVGKTISSGKLTVDLTYQLNPDSEQVDEGQNNSYISLYSTNDEDDKVSNAYHHGDIAIGDGIIQFRDASGSLTSTGGTFDANSTFDATVEVVWTPTSHTFTINGETYTGAVSSDPGSFKEVQVIALRLGTNSGVTPYELIADNLKVYSLNESTGEYVEEFKDNFNDYSVGYDLNNSPYNSSTSEATVISLSGDEPVDPENPEPPVGDFPVALNEYTFTGSSESELETDSGSSNNQIGITGGKNYSAATGAKGAENTAISISQNLANEGDEYTYLYYNRNSDVPTGVELIDSSFSIEAVINQQARLDGTFYGDDVAIFDFYDKDSSNSNFETGFKLYIEGDDISENNLNKIKLKLYGGISTSTEAKSDTSILNNEWHHIMAIYDAEAADAGVYGEMRIYIDGTQVASKNVDIEVLPNADTTDKLVLLGGSTGDDKNFNGLVDNIAVWNEVLTDDQIQERVTQFTAE, encoded by the coding sequence TCTACCGATCCAAATACACCAACCTCAGCATTACTAAATGGTTATTGGGAATTTTCTGATACCGCAGCATTTTCAGCAGCCTATTCATCATCGAGTAGTGATGATTTACCCAACGTATATCGCTTCTCTGCAGATGGTGAGACACTTTATTACTATACTGACAATTCAGCTGATACCGTACTTGGTGAATATGAACGATTTGAAACCACTTATGAAGAGACAATTGAAGATGAAACTTCAGGTCAAGTCGCGTTCACGCTATTCAATGATGACGGTACGGTAAGTACGGTATCTGTAGATGGCGATTACTCCGCTGCTGACGGTGGTCTTGCTATTAGCGGTAACATTCCTGTTTCAGGTACCGACCACAGCGATAATGCTGAAGTTACTGGCCCTGCAGACACAGCTGATGAAGCTTCAGGTGTAGATAACGCGGCTCAAATTTTAGATACATTAACCGATGACACCGGTGAGCTAAGACTAAAGATCTTGAACACCAGCTCCACAGTTGGAAAAACGATCTCTTCGGGTAAATTGACTGTTGATTTGACTTATCAACTCAACCCTGACAGCGAACAGGTTGATGAAGGTCAGAACAACTCTTATATTTCGCTTTACTCAACAAATGATGAAGACGATAAAGTAAGTAACGCTTATCATCATGGTGATATAGCTATCGGTGACGGTATTATTCAATTCCGCGATGCTTCTGGTTCACTAACTTCGACTGGCGGTACCTTTGACGCAAACAGTACATTTGATGCAACTGTCGAAGTGGTTTGGACGCCAACGTCACATACCTTTACAATCAATGGCGAAACATACACTGGTGCAGTTTCTTCAGATCCAGGTAGCTTTAAAGAAGTTCAAGTTATTGCGCTTCGTCTAGGTACAAACAGTGGTGTAACACCCTATGAGCTAATTGCTGACAACCTTAAAGTATACTCACTTAACGAATCTACTGGAGAGTATGTTGAAGAGTTCAAAGACAACTTTAACGACTACTCTGTCGGGTATGACTTAAATAACAGTCCGTATAACAGCAGCACTTCTGAAGCAACAGTTATTAGTTTAAGTGGCGATGAACCTGTTGACCCAGAAAACCCAGAACCACCAGTAGGCGACTTCCCGGTTGCGTTAAATGAGTACACATTTACAGGATCAAGCGAATCCGAATTAGAAACTGATTCTGGCTCTTCAAACAACCAAATTGGGATTACTGGCGGTAAGAATTATTCAGCTGCTACTGGAGCAAAAGGCGCTGAGAATACTGCAATATCGATTAGCCAAAACCTAGCTAATGAGGGTGACGAGTATACCTACCTATATTACAATCGTAATTCAGATGTACCTACAGGGGTTGAATTGATTGATAGTTCATTCTCAATCGAAGCTGTCATAAATCAACAGGCCCGCCTAGACGGTACTTTCTATGGTGATGACGTAGCTATATTCGATTTTTACGATAAAGACTCTTCAAATAGTAATTTTGAAACCGGTTTTAAATTGTATATCGAAGGTGACGATATCTCAGAAAACAACTTAAACAAAATAAAACTCAAACTTTATGGCGGCATTTCCACCAGTACAGAAGCTAAATCAGACACCTCTATCTTAAATAACGAGTGGCACCATATTATGGCTATATATGATGCCGAAGCTGCAGATGCGGGTGTTTATGGAGAGATGCGTATTTATATTGACGGAACACAAGTGGCTTCGAAAAATGTTGATATCGAAGTATTACCAAATGCTGATACAACCGACAAACTTGTCCTATTGGGAGGTTCGACAGGAGACGATAAAAATTTCAATGGTTTAGTCGACAATATTGCAGTTTGGAATGAAGTACTTACTGACGACCAGATCCAAGAACGTGTAACTCAATTTACTGCTGAGTAA